One part of the Pecten maximus chromosome 1, xPecMax1.1, whole genome shotgun sequence genome encodes these proteins:
- the LOC117324701 gene encoding hepatocyte growth factor-regulated tyrosine kinase substrate-like isoform X1, protein MFSRSSQFDKYLEKATSQLLLEPDWDSVLQICDSIRQGDVTPKNAIGGIKRKITADNPHVALFALQVLESCVKNCGGVIHQEIATKEMMEFLKDQVKARQDPVKAKLLELIQVWSHAFRNEPVYKVVQDTFHLMKMEGYTFPALKEADAMFTAEKAPEWKEGDVCNRCRTKFGTFNRQHHCRNCGEVFCSKCSSKNSIIPKFGIEREVRVCDSCFDSINKPSAKKSEGGEDDLPAEYLASPLSKQSQVVPQQKTEQEIQEEEELQLAIALSQSEHENKEKERSRLRKNYGLYSGSTNERPASPASEPKTQTTTVSAPMIDTADMDPELARYLNRNYWQQRSEENKNQAPTTQPSAPVVAAEPKISGGKILESYQNGESEDDQEQFLRALQSSLEIFVNRMRSNSQRGRSIANDSSVQSLFTVISNMHPQLMKYTQEQEDLRAHYESLQDKLAQLRDAREALNALRDEHREKKRREMEELERQRQIQMAQKLEIMRQKKHEYLEMQRQLALQRLQEQEREMQMRFEQQKHLTQMRQYQNYGYPQVPQQYGHVPQVAGMMPQGPGMIQQGMPPLQQGMPPVQMQAGIPPGASQAFSPGGSLDGSPVHQLHQQPHNYAPQGGMIPAGTSNMGVAPGSMAQGPMSQGSMGGAPTQMVSSQQMYTQPGSQPGYSQAGAPYQAMASTLPTASMSGTYQDPSMAGQNYQQPLQYNPTSSPPNSLPSQGGMVVNPGYTAPPTQNMDYQAFNMQGMASALPSQTQQQMYNSPQQPQYVGGAPAHHPQGQYQQGVPPQQMAQGGQAAPSQAPPHVQQAEGELISFD, encoded by the exons ATGTTCTCGAGAAGCTCACAGTTCGACAAGTATTTAG AGAAAGCAACTAGTCAACTGTTACTGGAGCCAGACTGGGATTCGGTGTTACAGATATGTGATTCCATAAGACAAGGCGATGTAAC CCCAAAGAATGCAATAGGTGGTATAAAACGGAAAATCACAGCAGACAATCCTCACGTGGCTCTTTTTGCCTTGCAG GTGTTGGAGTCATGTGTGAAGAACTGTGGAGGTGTAATCCACCAGGAAATTGCCACAAAAGAAATGATGGAATTCTTAAAGGATCAAGTTAAG GCAAGACAAGACCCAGTCAAAGCCAAACTCCTTGAGCTGATACAGGTGTGGTCACATGCATTTCGCAATGAACCTGTGTACAAGGTTGTCCAGGACACATTCCACTTGATGAAGATGGAAG GGTACACCTTTCCAGCCCTGAAGGAAGCAGATGCCATGTTCACTGCAGAAAAAGCCCCAGAATGGAAGGAAGGTGATGTGTGCAATCGTTGCAGGACAAAATTTGGCACATTCAACAGACAG CACCACTGTAGGAACTGTGGTGAGGTGTTTTGCTCCAAATGTTCATCTAAGAATTCCATCATACCTAAATTTGGAATTGAGCGAGAGGTTCGTGTCTGTGATTCCTGTTTTGACAGCATCAACAA ACCTAGTGCAAAGAAAAGCGAGGGTGGGGAGGATGATCTGCCAGCTGAGTACCTAGCGAGTCCCCTGTCCAAACAGTCCCAGGTA GTTCCTCAACAAAAGACTGAACAAGAAATACAGGAGGAGGAAGAATTACAGCTGGCCATCGCCCTGTCTCAGAGTGAACATGAGAACAAGGAAAAGGAG AGGTCACGTTTGAGGAAGAATTACGGTCTTTACAGTGGCAGTACTAATGAGCGACCGGCTTCTCCAGCCTCTGAACCAAAAACCCAAACCACA ACTGTGTCGGCACCTATGATAGACACGGCGGATATGGATCCCGAACTTGCTCGTTATTTGAATCGTAATTACTGGCAACAGCGATCAGAGGAGAATAAAAACCAAGCTCCCACTACCCAGCCCTCGGCCCCAGTGGTTGCTGCAGAACCGAAAATATCTGGAGGAAAAATTCTTGAG TCTTACCAGAATGGAGAATCTGAGGATGACCAAGAGCAGTTCCTACGAGCACTCCAAAGTAGTTTGGAAATCTTCGTTAACCGCATGCGTAGCAATTCTCAGCGTGGTCGTAGTATTGCGAATGATTCGTCGGTGCAGTCATTATTCACAGTCATCAGTAACATGCATCCTCAGCTGATGAAGTACACACAGGAGCAGGAGGATCTCCGAG CTCACTACGAATCTCTCCAGGATAAATTGGCCCAGCTGCGTGATGCACGAGAAGCCTTGAATGCCCTGAGAGATGAGCATCGTGAGAAGAAAAGACGTGAGATGGAGGAAttagagagacagagacagattCAAATGGCACAGAAACTGGAAATCATGAGACAGAAAAAACAT GAGTACCTTGAGATGCAACGGCAGCTTGCTCTTCAGCGACTACAGGAACAGGAGAGGGAGATGCAGATGAGGTTTGAGCAGCAGAAACATCTCACTCAGATGAGGCAGTACCAAAATTATGGCTACCCACAGGTTCCA CAGCAATATGGCCATGTGCCACAGGTGGCAGGAATGATGCCTCAAGGACCTGGCATGATTCAACAGGGCATGCCACCACTACAGCAAGGTATGCCACCAGTTCAAATGCAGGCAGGAATTCCCCCCGGAGCGAGTCAGGCATTCAGTCCTGGGGGATCATTAGATGGGTCCCCAGTACACCAACTACACCAACAGCCACACAATTATGCTCCTCAAGGAGGCATGATCCCTGCTGGTACCTCAAACATGGGTGTGGCCCCAGGAAGCATGGCACAAGGACCAATGAGTCAAGGGAGTATGGGTGGGGCACCCACTCAGATGGTGTCTAGTCAGCAGATGTACACACAGCCTGGTTCACAGCCAGGCTACAGCCAGGCAGGTGCCCCCTATCAGGCTATGGCTTCAACTCTGCCAACAGCCAGTATGTCAGGAACTTACCAGGATCCTAGCATGGCTGGACAAAACTATCAACAACCACTTCAGTATAACCCCACTTCCTCCCCTCCTAACAGTCTGCCTTCACAAGGGGGCATGGTAGTGAATCCAGGATACACAGCGCCTCCAACTCAAAATATGGATTACCAGGCATTTAACATGCAAG GCATGGCTAGTGCACTGCCTTCCCAGACCCAACAGCAGATGTACAACTCACCTCAGCAACCACAGTATGTTGGTGGGGCCCCTGCTCATCACCCACAGGGCCAGTACCAGCAGGGGGTTCCCCCTCAACAGATGGCCCAGGGGGGTCAAGCTGCCCCTTCACAAGCACCCCCACATGTACAACAAGCAGAGGGGGAGTTGATCTCCTTTGATTGA
- the LOC117324701 gene encoding hepatocyte growth factor-regulated tyrosine kinase substrate-like isoform X2 has product MFSRSSQFDKYLEKATSQLLLEPDWDSVLQICDSIRQGDVTPKNAIGGIKRKITADNPHVALFALQVLESCVKNCGGVIHQEIATKEMMEFLKDQVKARQDPVKAKLLELIQVWSHAFRNEPVYKVVQDTFHLMKMEGYTFPALKEADAMFTAEKAPEWKEGDVCNRCRTKFGTFNRQHHCRNCGEVFCSKCSSKNSIIPKFGIEREVRVCDSCFDSINKPSAKKSEGGEDDLPAEYLASPLSKQSQVPQQKTEQEIQEEEELQLAIALSQSEHENKEKERSRLRKNYGLYSGSTNERPASPASEPKTQTTTVSAPMIDTADMDPELARYLNRNYWQQRSEENKNQAPTTQPSAPVVAAEPKISGGKILESYQNGESEDDQEQFLRALQSSLEIFVNRMRSNSQRGRSIANDSSVQSLFTVISNMHPQLMKYTQEQEDLRAHYESLQDKLAQLRDAREALNALRDEHREKKRREMEELERQRQIQMAQKLEIMRQKKHEYLEMQRQLALQRLQEQEREMQMRFEQQKHLTQMRQYQNYGYPQVPQQYGHVPQVAGMMPQGPGMIQQGMPPLQQGMPPVQMQAGIPPGASQAFSPGGSLDGSPVHQLHQQPHNYAPQGGMIPAGTSNMGVAPGSMAQGPMSQGSMGGAPTQMVSSQQMYTQPGSQPGYSQAGAPYQAMASTLPTASMSGTYQDPSMAGQNYQQPLQYNPTSSPPNSLPSQGGMVVNPGYTAPPTQNMDYQAFNMQGMASALPSQTQQQMYNSPQQPQYVGGAPAHHPQGQYQQGVPPQQMAQGGQAAPSQAPPHVQQAEGELISFD; this is encoded by the exons ATGTTCTCGAGAAGCTCACAGTTCGACAAGTATTTAG AGAAAGCAACTAGTCAACTGTTACTGGAGCCAGACTGGGATTCGGTGTTACAGATATGTGATTCCATAAGACAAGGCGATGTAAC CCCAAAGAATGCAATAGGTGGTATAAAACGGAAAATCACAGCAGACAATCCTCACGTGGCTCTTTTTGCCTTGCAG GTGTTGGAGTCATGTGTGAAGAACTGTGGAGGTGTAATCCACCAGGAAATTGCCACAAAAGAAATGATGGAATTCTTAAAGGATCAAGTTAAG GCAAGACAAGACCCAGTCAAAGCCAAACTCCTTGAGCTGATACAGGTGTGGTCACATGCATTTCGCAATGAACCTGTGTACAAGGTTGTCCAGGACACATTCCACTTGATGAAGATGGAAG GGTACACCTTTCCAGCCCTGAAGGAAGCAGATGCCATGTTCACTGCAGAAAAAGCCCCAGAATGGAAGGAAGGTGATGTGTGCAATCGTTGCAGGACAAAATTTGGCACATTCAACAGACAG CACCACTGTAGGAACTGTGGTGAGGTGTTTTGCTCCAAATGTTCATCTAAGAATTCCATCATACCTAAATTTGGAATTGAGCGAGAGGTTCGTGTCTGTGATTCCTGTTTTGACAGCATCAACAA ACCTAGTGCAAAGAAAAGCGAGGGTGGGGAGGATGATCTGCCAGCTGAGTACCTAGCGAGTCCCCTGTCCAAACAGTCCCAG GTTCCTCAACAAAAGACTGAACAAGAAATACAGGAGGAGGAAGAATTACAGCTGGCCATCGCCCTGTCTCAGAGTGAACATGAGAACAAGGAAAAGGAG AGGTCACGTTTGAGGAAGAATTACGGTCTTTACAGTGGCAGTACTAATGAGCGACCGGCTTCTCCAGCCTCTGAACCAAAAACCCAAACCACA ACTGTGTCGGCACCTATGATAGACACGGCGGATATGGATCCCGAACTTGCTCGTTATTTGAATCGTAATTACTGGCAACAGCGATCAGAGGAGAATAAAAACCAAGCTCCCACTACCCAGCCCTCGGCCCCAGTGGTTGCTGCAGAACCGAAAATATCTGGAGGAAAAATTCTTGAG TCTTACCAGAATGGAGAATCTGAGGATGACCAAGAGCAGTTCCTACGAGCACTCCAAAGTAGTTTGGAAATCTTCGTTAACCGCATGCGTAGCAATTCTCAGCGTGGTCGTAGTATTGCGAATGATTCGTCGGTGCAGTCATTATTCACAGTCATCAGTAACATGCATCCTCAGCTGATGAAGTACACACAGGAGCAGGAGGATCTCCGAG CTCACTACGAATCTCTCCAGGATAAATTGGCCCAGCTGCGTGATGCACGAGAAGCCTTGAATGCCCTGAGAGATGAGCATCGTGAGAAGAAAAGACGTGAGATGGAGGAAttagagagacagagacagattCAAATGGCACAGAAACTGGAAATCATGAGACAGAAAAAACAT GAGTACCTTGAGATGCAACGGCAGCTTGCTCTTCAGCGACTACAGGAACAGGAGAGGGAGATGCAGATGAGGTTTGAGCAGCAGAAACATCTCACTCAGATGAGGCAGTACCAAAATTATGGCTACCCACAGGTTCCA CAGCAATATGGCCATGTGCCACAGGTGGCAGGAATGATGCCTCAAGGACCTGGCATGATTCAACAGGGCATGCCACCACTACAGCAAGGTATGCCACCAGTTCAAATGCAGGCAGGAATTCCCCCCGGAGCGAGTCAGGCATTCAGTCCTGGGGGATCATTAGATGGGTCCCCAGTACACCAACTACACCAACAGCCACACAATTATGCTCCTCAAGGAGGCATGATCCCTGCTGGTACCTCAAACATGGGTGTGGCCCCAGGAAGCATGGCACAAGGACCAATGAGTCAAGGGAGTATGGGTGGGGCACCCACTCAGATGGTGTCTAGTCAGCAGATGTACACACAGCCTGGTTCACAGCCAGGCTACAGCCAGGCAGGTGCCCCCTATCAGGCTATGGCTTCAACTCTGCCAACAGCCAGTATGTCAGGAACTTACCAGGATCCTAGCATGGCTGGACAAAACTATCAACAACCACTTCAGTATAACCCCACTTCCTCCCCTCCTAACAGTCTGCCTTCACAAGGGGGCATGGTAGTGAATCCAGGATACACAGCGCCTCCAACTCAAAATATGGATTACCAGGCATTTAACATGCAAG GCATGGCTAGTGCACTGCCTTCCCAGACCCAACAGCAGATGTACAACTCACCTCAGCAACCACAGTATGTTGGTGGGGCCCCTGCTCATCACCCACAGGGCCAGTACCAGCAGGGGGTTCCCCCTCAACAGATGGCCCAGGGGGGTCAAGCTGCCCCTTCACAAGCACCCCCACATGTACAACAAGCAGAGGGGGAGTTGATCTCCTTTGATTGA
- the LOC117324780 gene encoding ADP-ribosylation factor-like protein 16 gives MCLILGPHGAGKTLLLRRLHTYLNIKDQDPPGVSPTTIPTVGTILVNVMVTKKHEVVIREMGGAMSPIWPKYTKGCSTLMFMVDMSNRLQVAAGCILLLTTLTDRSLVTDKILILLNKIDLPTCMSRFEFDSLFRLDDVLQHTKLKVSVLEVSAYTGQGLGEVLDWLSHNTTGDAS, from the exons ATGTGTCTCATTTTAGGACCACATGGTGCAGGGAAAACGCTACTACTGAGGAGACTCCATACTTACC TTAATATAAAAGATCAGGACCCCCCTGGAGTGTCTCCAACGACTATACCTACT GTGGGAACCATTCTGGTGAATGTGATGGTTACCAAGAAACACGAAGTGGTCATCAGGGAAATGGGCGGAGCTATGAGTCCAATATGGCCAAAATATACAAAAGGCTGTTCCACTCTAATG TTTATGGTGGACATGTCTAACCGATTACAAGTGGCCGCAGGATGTATCCTGCTTCTGACCACCCTCACGGACCGGTCACTTGTCACAGACAAGATTCTAATATTACTTAACAAGAT TGACCTGCCAACCTGTATGAGTAGATTTGAGTTTGATTCACTGTTCCGTTTGGATGATGTGctacaacacacaaaactaAAGGTGAGCGTGTTGGAGGTGAGTGCCTACACAGGACAGGGACTGGGCGAGGTGCTGGACTGGCTGTCACACAACACGACAGGAGATGCCAGCTGA